GGAGATTTACGTTCCAGCGCCATCAAACAGGTAGCATCGGGCCGTTTTGGTGTGACCAGTAACTATTTAGTCAATGCAAAAGAACTGCAAATTAAAGTAGCGCAGGGTGCAAAACCTGGAGAAGGCGGTCAACTGCCGGCTGATAAAGTTTATCCATGGGTTGCGGATGTGCGCAGGTCCACACCTGGGGTAGATTTAATCTCCCCACCGCCGCATCATGATATTTATTCGATTGAAGATTTGGCACAATTGATTTATGACTTGAAAAATGCGAATCGCCACGCGAGGGTCAGTGTTAAACTTGTTGCTAAATCAGGTGTTGGAACAATCGCTGCCGGGGTAGCTAAAGGAAATGCAGATGTTATCTCTGTTGTTGGTTATGACGGAGGAACGGGTGCATCTCCAAAAACGAGTATTAAACATACTGGTTTGCCATGGGAATTGGGCTTGGCGGAAGCACATCAGACGTTGATGCTAAACGGACTGAGAGACCGTGTTACCTTAGAAACAGACGGGAAACTGTTGACAGGAAAAGATGTTGTCACTGCAGCTTTACTTGGAGCGGAAGAATACGGGTTTGCCACGGCTCCGCTTATTACTGTCGGCTGCGTAATGATGCGTGTCTGTCATAAGGATACTTGTCCAGTCGGTATAGCGACACAAAATCCGGAGCTTCGAAAAAAGTTTGCCGGAGATCCGGACTATGTTGTGAACTATATGCGATTTATCGCGCAGGAGGTTCGTGAAATTATGGCAGAGCTTGGTTTCCGAACGATGGATGAGATGATAGGGCGGACTGAGTATCTGGAAAGATCGGCACGTACGGATGCACATTGGAAAGCGAAACACCTTGGTTTATCGACGCTGGTTTACCAGCCGAACGGAACAAAGAGAAAAACAAGGCAGCAGGATCAGCGATTAAATCAAACGTTAGATATTCAAGAAATCCTTCCTGCTGTTCAGGAATCACTGAAAACAGGAGCAGCAATGGAAGCATGCTTCCCAATCAATAATACAGACCGTGCTGCGGGAACAATTGTCGGCAGTGAAGTGACGATGAAATACGGAGAAGAAGGGCTGCCCGAAGACACCATCAACTTACACTTTACTGGATCGGCTGGGCAAAGCTTCGGTGCTTTTATCCCATCAGGTCTAACAATGACGGTAACCGGCGATGCCAATGACTATGTCGGAAAAGGACTTTCAGGTGGAAAGGTCATTGTTCGTACACCCGAAACCTCGACGATAGATCCCAGTCATAATGTGATTGCGGGGAATGTCTCCTTTTATGGTGCAACAAGCGGTGAAGCATATATCCAGGGTTATGCCGGCGAGCGTTTTGCAGTCAGGAACAGCGGCGCAAAAATGGTTGTAGAAGGTGTTGGTGATCATGGCTGTGAATATATGACGGGAGGGCGTGTTGTCATCCTTGGTAATGTCGGTAAAAACTTTGCCGCAGGAATGTCAGGGGGCATCGCCTATATCAGGCCGGATGATATTTCTTCCTTCCAATCCTTAACCAATACCGGATTGATTCAATTTGAAACATGCACCGACTTGGAAGAGCTGGAAGAAGTAAAAGACTTGTTGATTAATCATTTAGATTATACAAACAGTGAAAAAGCGGCGATTATTTTAAAAAATTGGAAAGAAGAAGTGAAACATTTTGTGAAAGTCATTCCAATAGATTATAAATTAATGCTTCAGCAGATAGAATGGTTTAAAGAAAAAGGCTTAAGCATAGAGGACGCACGTTACGAAGCTTTTATGGCAAAGAAAAATCATAAAATGACAGTACATCTGGATGAAAATGCAGTCATCAAAGAAGCGAAAGGAGCCAGAGTCAATGGGTAAAGCAACTGGATTTATGGAAATAAAAAGAAAAAATGCTGTGGAGCGTGAACCGCTTGAAAGAATAAAAGACTGGCAGGAATACGCTGGCACTTTCTCAGATGATGCAGCTAGTGAGCAAGGTGCGCGCTGTATGGATTGCAGTATTCCGTTTTGTCATATTGGGATGGAAATAGAAGGAGCTACATCAGGCTGTCCTATCTATAACCTGATTCCGGAGTGGAATGATCTTGTCTATAAAGGGAGATGGAGAGAAGCGTTAGACAGGTTAATGAAAACCAATAATTTTCCTGAATTCACCGGCAGCGTTTGCCCTGCACCATGTGAAGGTTCTTGCACGGTAGCAATTAATGACCCCGCTGTAACGATTAAAAATATCGAGCAGAAAATCATTGATAAAGGGTTTGAAGAAGGATGGATCGAACCGCGGATTCCAACTGTGCGTACTGGCAAAAAGGTGGCTATTATCGGTTCCGGACCAGCCGGATTAGCAGCAGCGGATCAGTTAAATCAAGCGGGCCACGAAGTAACAGTTTATGAGCGTGCGGACCGGGCTGGCGGATTGCTGACCTATGGTATTCCAAATATGAAACTGGATAAAGGCGTAGTTGAACGACGTATCCAGCTGCTTCGTCAGGAAGGAATTCATTTTGTGTTAAATACGGAGGTGGGCAAAGATATTTCAGCAGAAGAAATCAAAGCAAGCTTCGACTCCGTGATTCTTTGTACGGGCGCGCAGAAGCATCGTGATTTGCCCCTGGAAGGCAGAGACAGCAAAGGAGTACGTTTTGCGATGGATTACCTGACACGCTCAACCGAAACCCTGCTTGATGAAGAGGTGGAAATAGAGGAAGAGTTAAACGCAGAAGGAAAAGATGTTATTGTCATCGGCGGCGGAGACACGGGTGCAGATTGTATTGCAACGGCTATCCGTCAGGGCGCCAAAAGCATTGTCCAATTCGGGAAGCATCCGCAGCTGCCGATTAAACGCGCAGATACTAACCAATGGCCAGCTTATCCGCAAGTATTCAGCTTAGAATATGCACACAAAGAAGCGAAAGAAAAGTTTGGCGAGGATATCCGGGAATATTCCATTCAAACAAAGAAATTTGTGACCAATGAACAAGGCGAATTAAAAGCGTTGCATACGGTACAAATGGAGAAAAGGCAAGATGAGGATGGTGTTTTCTTTTTTGAAGAAATACCAGGAACAGAAAAGGTGTGGCCTGTGCAGCTTGTGTTGATTGCTATTGGATTTGAAGGAGGCGAAGAGCCGGTTGTAAATGCTTTCGGAGTTAAAACAATGCGAAACCGCGTGCTTGCAGCATATGGAAAATTTGTAACAACAGCGGATAATGTATTTGCGGCAGGGGATGCTCGCAGAGGTCAGAGTTTGATTGTCTGGGCGATTAATGAAGGAAGAGAAGTTGCCTATCAGGTCGATGCATATATAATGGGGGAAACTTCCCTGCCATCTGTTGCAAATATGTAAAAAAAGAAATTAAAGCGGAATAGAAGTCCGAAGAGGGTTTTTATTCCGCTTTATTACATATAGAGGTATAATGATTTTCATATATACGTTTCCCGGATTCATATACTGCATCATAGACAAAGCTAATCATGATGGAAACCATGATGAATCCATAGGCATTTGTCACCCCTCTGCCGTTCTTTGCGTATATTGTTAGAGAATAAGGGGTGATGGAGAATTGGCACAGGCAGAAAGGTATAAAAATGGACGTATTAATATCATATTAAACGAGAATACACAACAGCCCAGCAGGGAGGTTCGTGTGAAAAAGCAAAAACATTCGCCGCTTGAAGTAATCGATAAAGAATTTGCATCTTTTGTCGGTTTAAACGACTTAAAAACGTCCATTAAAGAGATTTATGCCAGTATTCTTATCAACGAAAAGCGAAAGGAACAAGGGTTAAAAACCTCCAAACAGGTTCTTCATATGTTATTTAAAGGAAACCCCGGAACGGGAAAAACGACCGTAGCCCGGAAATTGGCAAAACTTTATCATGATATGAACGTCCTGTCAAAAGGGCATTTTATTGAAGCGGAACGTGCAGATTTAGTCGGCGAATATATCGGCCAGACAGCACAAAAAACAAGAGCGATTATTCAGAAAGCAATGGGTGGTATTTTATTTATTGACGAAGCTTACTCGTTATCGCGTGGAGGGGAAAAGGATTTTGGTAAAGAAGCGATTGATCTACTGGTAAAACATATGGAAGACGGCCGGGAAGATATGGTTCTTATCCTTGCCGGCTATCCACGTGAAATGGATCGTTTTCTTTCGATGAATCCTGGCCTTGAGTCCCGCTTTCCGTTTATTTTAGACTTTGATGATTATTCTGTTGATGAATTATTAAATATAGGAAATCGTATGTTGGGCGAGAGACAGTACCAATTATCAAAACCGGCGGAATGGAAGCTTCGCAGTCATTTAGCGAGAAAATTGCGGGAAGAATCTTTTAATTTTTCGAATGCAAGGTATGTGCGAAATGTCATTGAAAAAGCAATCCGGTTACAAGCGGTCCGGCTGCTTGCCTCCGAACGAATAGTATCCAAAGATTTAATTGTTTTAACAGAGGAGGATTTGTTGCTAGAATAGAAATAATGAGTAAGATAAATGATAAGAATAATTTTAAAGGATATTCTAAGAAAGAGGTAAACTATGACAGCAGAAAATGTATTAGTAATTGCGGTTAACCAGAATGAGAAATCAGAGCGCCAACTCCAGTCCTCTTTAGATGAGCTTATTTCTCTTTGTAAAACAGCTGGAGGGCAGGTGCAGCATGTCATTACACAAAACCGGGAACGCATCCATCCGGCTACTTATATTGGTGAAGGAAAGCTTCAGGAAGTGAGCCGGATGGTTGATGCATCGGATATTGATTTGGTGGTAGCAAATAATGAATTATCTGCCGGCCAAGTTCGTAATCTGGCAGATGCATTGGATGTCCGTGTGCTTGACCGGAGTCAATTAATATTGGATATTTTTGCGATGCGTGCACAAACAAAGGAAGGGAAACTCCAAGTCGAACTGGCTCAATTGGAGTATTTGCTTCCTCGTTTGCATGGACAAGGGGCAAATCTGTCCAGACTTGGAGGAGGAATCGGGACAAGAGGTCCGGGAGAAACCAAATTAGAAACGGACCGCCGGCATATTGAAAGAAGAATCTATGATATCAAACGCCGTCTGCAATTGGTGGTGAAGCAACGTGATCAATATCG
The nucleotide sequence above comes from Oceanobacillus timonensis. Encoded proteins:
- the spoVK gene encoding stage V sporulation protein K, producing the protein MAQAERYKNGRINIILNENTQQPSREVRVKKQKHSPLEVIDKEFASFVGLNDLKTSIKEIYASILINEKRKEQGLKTSKQVLHMLFKGNPGTGKTTVARKLAKLYHDMNVLSKGHFIEAERADLVGEYIGQTAQKTRAIIQKAMGGILFIDEAYSLSRGGEKDFGKEAIDLLVKHMEDGREDMVLILAGYPREMDRFLSMNPGLESRFPFILDFDDYSVDELLNIGNRMLGERQYQLSKPAEWKLRSHLARKLREESFNFSNARYVRNVIEKAIRLQAVRLLASERIVSKDLIVLTEEDLLLE
- the gltD gene encoding glutamate synthase small subunit yields the protein MGKATGFMEIKRKNAVEREPLERIKDWQEYAGTFSDDAASEQGARCMDCSIPFCHIGMEIEGATSGCPIYNLIPEWNDLVYKGRWREALDRLMKTNNFPEFTGSVCPAPCEGSCTVAINDPAVTIKNIEQKIIDKGFEEGWIEPRIPTVRTGKKVAIIGSGPAGLAAADQLNQAGHEVTVYERADRAGGLLTYGIPNMKLDKGVVERRIQLLRQEGIHFVLNTEVGKDISAEEIKASFDSVILCTGAQKHRDLPLEGRDSKGVRFAMDYLTRSTETLLDEEVEIEEELNAEGKDVIVIGGGDTGADCIATAIRQGAKSIVQFGKHPQLPIKRADTNQWPAYPQVFSLEYAHKEAKEKFGEDIREYSIQTKKFVTNEQGELKALHTVQMEKRQDEDGVFFFEEIPGTEKVWPVQLVLIAIGFEGGEEPVVNAFGVKTMRNRVLAAYGKFVTTADNVFAAGDARRGQSLIVWAINEGREVAYQVDAYIMGETSLPSVANM